The genomic stretch AATAACAGGATAAGGAGCAGGGAAACGGTCCCTACTACAAGTTTTCTGGTCATAGCCAATGTTTCAGAATGTTGTATGAAAAAAATCCATTTTTCCGGACCGCTGCCGAACGCTGGTGCAGAGGAACCAACATATCGGCAGGGCCAGAAAATTAATTGCACCCAGATTTTGGGATCAACTCAACCCATACTTCCTGCCAGTAAACCACGGATAACAGGAAATACCGGGAACGAGCCAGTCGCTAACCAAAGCCATGATCTTCCTGCCGGGAGTACCCGATCGGTCCAAATAAAAGATTAAAAATCTTGTAAGATCTGAAACCAACCTCCTGCCTGTCAGGGATCAAAAAAAGCCTGGTACGATTAAATCTGTTTATGAACGGTGCCCTCATTGGGTGGGTATATCGGTCAATTTGATGTAGAGGGGATCAACCGATAGGATGCACTATAAATTTCCACACTTTTTGTATACCATTTTATCAAATTGTAAACAAGTTGGTCGCAAAGGGCCCTAAAAACAAAAACTTAACATTGGGGTAAGAGATTCTATTTATACACCCCTATAGACAATCAGCTATGCTTCCACGATGTTACAAAATGGTACCAGTAACTTAATGAAAATTTCATCGGTTTTGGTAAGGCTGCAACCGGGATAAGCAACATAAATTCTTCCCACATCTATAGCAAACATATTTCTCTAACCCAGGGATGGCGCCCACTACCCTTTTCAATTATCCCCATCCTGTGATTAAGTTAATTTGCCCTACCTATTCTTACCTTTTATGTTTGCAGCCGCTTTACCTGCATTTTACCGGTTTTCGTATGCCAGTATACTGGCGCGGAATTAATTGGGGAACCATGTGCAAATCATGGACTGTAGCGCAACTGTAAGTTTCGATGCTTCGCTGTATAGAATCATGAGCAATAGATCAGTGAAACAGTCAGCCAGCATCCAAACAAGTCAGAATACCTGCCGGCAAAATTGTGCTGATACCTTCGCCTTAAAGGTTAATGCATGTCGTAAATAGCTTTTCTGCTGTAAAACACCAGGCTTTCGTAGCCTGGGCGTAACCTCAGCCAAAGCTTTTCTTACTGCACATTTTCCTTCACGGCGTAATACCAGCAATAAAAAAAGTTAGGCCAGAGAAGCAATACAACGCTTTTCCATCTTCATTTTTTTCATCGGCAATCCCGGCTCAAGAACCCGTGCACAAGAACCGGAATTATCTAAAACAAACGTCCTTATGTTAGACTTGCAACGCGCCAAAGAATCAGAAACAAGGATCTTCAAAGCAGTTTTCCCGAGTACCACTAATCATTATGATACCCTGTTTGGTGGCACCGCCATGCAACTCATGGACGAAGTCGCTTTTATCGCCGCCACCCGATATGCCCGCAAACGCATGGTGACCGTTTCTTCCGATAAGATAGATTTTACCAAGCCTATACCAGCCGGAACAATTGTAGAGCTTATTGCTACCGTAGTTCGCGTAGGCAATACCAGCATGCAGGTTTCTGTGGAGATCTTTATCGAGGAGATGTATTCTTTTATCCGGGAGAAGGCTATCTCCGGCAGCTTTACCCTGGTAGCCGTAGATGAACACAAGAAACCGGTCTCTATACTGTAAGGAAGCAGATTCCGCAGTTTCTAACCCATATAACCGCAGACCTTTGATTCATACAAAGGTCTGCGCAATTAATACTGTTATTGAAGGGAAGATTTAAAGCATGCGCATAACCAGGCTACCCCGATTGCACTATCTCGCATAGCAATTCTATTGGTGCTTTTTAAAGCAAAGCCAACAGTCATACCCTTAGCAAAGAATTCGGATAAAAAATAAAAAGAGAGAAAGCTTGTACCTCAATGGCATAGGTTCGTCTTGACCGAAGTTGTGCAAAAACATATCATGGACAGATTTTGCACCGCAACCGCATAGGTTCGTCCCAAACCTTGTATTATAAATACCATCTTTCACCTGGCTGCAAGGCCAGGTAAACCTGGGCACCGATGCCCACCTCAACGGTATTGGTTCGTACCAAAACCCGGGTATCCTGAAGGGCTACAGTCAGCTCATAATAGCTGCCGTAAAACCGGATTCCCAGCACCTGACCTGCCATGGCCAGGAAGTTATCGGATTGCAATCGAAAATCTTCCGGCCGAAGAAATAAGCGCTTAAAACCATCTGCAGGAGCGGCGCCGAATGCCTCAGCCAAAGCCGGAGGCAGCAAATTATAGGCGCCAAAGAGTCCTGCTACATACTCATCCACTGGCTGGCGATAAATAGCTTCAGGCGTCCCCTGCTGGACCAATCTCCCCTGCCGCATCACCAGGATGGTCTGCGCCCAGGGCAGCGTATCCATGGGATCGTGCGAGATCATGGTGCAGGTGATCTTCAGCTGCTCGCCAATATCATGGATCACCTGTTTCAGGAGCTGTTTGTGGATCAGGTCGGTATTGGAGAAAGGTTCGTCCAACAATAATAAAGAGGGCGAGCCTATCAGCAATCGTGCGATGGCTATCCGCTGGCGCTCGCCGCCGGAAAGCTGGTTGGTACGGCGTTTCAGCAGGTGATCGATCTGGCAGACGCGGTACAGGGTGGCGGCCTGTTCATCGGTAACCAGGTTGGCGTATTCCAGCGCCTGCTCTACCCGGAGGTGCTGCGGCAACTCAAACAATTGGGAGAGATAAGCGATCTTCGGATGGCCAGGGATGAGTTTGTCGTTGGGACCAAGAACCGCTTTCCCTTCAAACAGCACCGAGCCCTGATCGGTCTGTATCAGGCCTGCCACTATCTTGAGTAAAGTGGTTTTACCCGATCCTGTGTCCCCTGCAATTGCCATTTGTTCAAAAGGCTGCTGGTTAAAATGAATATCCTCCAGGGAAAATCCTCTGTCATCTTTTTTGTAAAGGCCGGATACACGGAGCAGGTCCATCATGCTATAGCGCCATTTTTTGGTGAAAGTCGGCCAAAAATAGCAAGTTACCGGCATTTAACGGCCTTTGATTGCTCCTCGCCCTGCAATGATTACAACCTATAAGACAGGCAGGACCTTTGACAAACAAAGCCGGCGCTGCATAAAGACCTCAGGACAATCCCACCAGCAACTACACTTTAGCCTTATACGCCCTCTCCATCCGCTACCCATTCAGTCTAAAGCATGGCAGGTGTCTGCAGCTGGGAACAGCGGTCAGGGTACCAGCTGCCAGTCCATCCAGTCCAAAGCATTGCAGTCGTCTTCAGCGCCAGTCTCGCCAGTTATTTATGCAGCAGAACAGCCGCAAGACTACTTACAAAAGAAGAGGGCTCAGGAGGGAAAAGTAATCATCCTCCTCCTCAAACCCTCACCCGGCATCACTCTCCCGCCGCCAACCTCCAACATCAATGGCCCACCACCACCCCGGCCAATCCTTTTTTCATATGTTATATAAAAAAATATATCTAACTGCCTGTTTTTTCCGTTAAGTGTGCAATAACTTTACGGTAATATAAATCCGAACCCTAAAGAACTTATCCAAGTATTCTATTATTAAAAACCCTAAAAATCCATGTGATGAGCACTGTTCTGACGGTGACAGCATTCTGGGTGCTGCTCACCAGTTCAATGAACAATGACCCCGATCCTAAAAAGCCCCTGGCAGCTGCCGAGCTGCAAAAGAACATTCAAGGCAAATGGCTGTTTCGAGGTCTTTCCCTGGAAGGAATGTCCGCTCCCAGCGCGGTCAGTTCTACTATTCACCATTCCTTCACGCCGCTCGCCAATCGTTTCCATCTCCAGCTGAACGGAACTATTGTAGACGCTGGCCTCCCCACCCGGGAAGCTAAAAGCGGAACCGGTTTTATTGAATTCCTGAGCGACAGCACCTACATGATCTATGACGCAGGCGGACGATTCATTACCGGCAGTTTCCACGCGGAAACAGGAGATTCCATTTCGCTCAATTGCTTCGGGTCGCTCAGCAGTATTA from Candidatus Pseudobacter hemicellulosilyticus encodes the following:
- a CDS encoding ABC transporter ATP-binding protein produces the protein MMDLLRVSGLYKKDDRGFSLEDIHFNQQPFEQMAIAGDTGSGKTTLLKIVAGLIQTDQGSVLFEGKAVLGPNDKLIPGHPKIAYLSQLFELPQHLRVEQALEYANLVTDEQAATLYRVCQIDHLLKRRTNQLSGGERQRIAIARLLIGSPSLLLLDEPFSNTDLIHKQLLKQVIHDIGEQLKITCTMISHDPMDTLPWAQTILVMRQGRLVQQGTPEAIYRQPVDEYVAGLFGAYNLLPPALAEAFGAAPADGFKRLFLRPEDFRLQSDNFLAMAGQVLGIRFYGSYYELTVALQDTRVLVRTNTVEVGIGAQVYLALQPGERWYL
- a CDS encoding acyl-CoA thioesterase; translation: MLDLQRAKESETRIFKAVFPSTTNHYDTLFGGTAMQLMDEVAFIAATRYARKRMVTVSSDKIDFTKPIPAGTIVELIATVVRVGNTSMQVSVEIFIEEMYSFIREKAISGSFTLVAVDEHKKPVSIL